TAACTAGAGCTACTGATTAGGACTAATCTAGGACATTAGGTATTTTGGTTGTGTCCATGTAATAGCATTTGATGCATTGGATTCTAGTGTATGAGAATATTTGTGTGTTTTCATATTTTGTATAAGTTGTTTGGATTGTTTTTTGGGCATCTTTCTCATGTAATAGATTAAGTGCTAGGGTGTGGACACAATATCATTAGCCACTAGGCAAATTAGCTATTTAGCCCTTTATGTTTGTacttatttctttgaaattcaATAAAATGCAGTAGGTCTTTAATGATATAAAAATCTCTCCTTCGACAATTTAGTTTATTCCTTAATTTATGTGGTTTTTCCAAGTGAATGCTTTATGGTATTTAGATAACTGAATATTCATGTGTTGTTAAATTGATTTGTACTTTCTTGATATATCTATATTGAACAGGTTGGAAGTGATCTTTTGGCCATTTCTTTTGTTTGGTGGATTTCTTAGGTGTATTTTGTCTAGAATGGTTAATGTAGCTTATGTATTAAAAAGGGTTCATTCTTTTTTATCCATCACAAGTTGGAAGTGATCTTTTGgttatttcttttatttgatGGATTTTATGGATGCATTTTGCCTAGAATGGTTAATGTAGCTTAGGTATTAAAAAAGTACATTCTTTTTCATCCATCACATGTCATGCTCCTaaagtagaattttttttaattaaaataggTAGACTATAATTGCTATTAGGCAAAGAGGTCTACTTGCTAAAATGCTCTATTCAACTATGGTAGTGTATTTCTCTTTCATATAAAACCaaaggtttttttttatttggtttggACATTCCATTTACTTATTGTTCCTTGTGTTATTTTTTACCAAATAATACTGAGTGAATCATCTAAAGATGctagaaagagaagaaaattagCAATGAAGAGGAAAAAAGATGAGACACTTGGGATAAGAAATGGTTAGTTTGATTCTTTTGTCAATTAGTGTTTCTTTAACAAATGATGTATTACTTATTTAGGGTATctcacatatttttttatttttctttctatatttttcttatatagCTCAACTGGCCTTTTTATCTCAGAGTATTCTATCTTGTGTTGGATCAATATATACTAATGAAGGCATATACATATGTGTAAGCAAGTATTTTCAATATGTTGTTATAAATAGTTGTTTATAATAAATgagtattgatattattatattctttaaGCTATTTTTTATGATTACATAAATATTCTTTGTTAGATGAAGGTGTTATGCATGATATCCTCCATGATGTCTTCACAAGCTTTATTGATATTAATGACCATGTATTGTTTGCATCAAGTGAGACGAAATGTTTGTATTTGGTCTTAGTAAATAATGccaatactttttttttcttctctctgtTAATCGGTagatttttttctttcaacataTAATAGAACATTGATGttcattattttataaatatgatACTTGGACCATAGTGATTGTAATTACACTTGCACATGGTGTGGTGCGGACTTTTGGTATGATGAACGTGTTATCAGAGAATCTAAAGTTAGTCAACCAGTATTTTCAATGTGTTGCCTTAAAAGAAAAGTGCAATTGCCACTATTGAAGGAGCCACCTGAATTGTTGGTTTCGCTTTTGAGTGAAAATGATCCAAGGAGTAAACATTTTTTTAAGAACATTCGGGCATATAataatttgttttgttttacTTCTATTGGTGGAAGGGTTGACACGTCTTTTAGTAATGGATCAGGTCCACCGCAGTTTATTCTCTGTAGCCAGAATTACCATAAAATTGGTAGTTTACTCCCCGTGCCTGGGCAGTAACCGAAATTTGCTCAGTTGTATATTTTTGACACTGAGAATGAGCTGGCAAATAGAGAGGAAATTTTTTGGTATGGTATGAGTATGGTTGACGAAATCCTAATTGTTGTATTTTCATATTtgtttttcattagtttttatatgTTTCTACTTGACAGTTGTTTTTATATGTACCTTTAACAGTCGTATGGGTTCTTTGGATTCAACATTAATTGAAGATTTATTAAAGATACTTGATGAGAATAATGTCGTTGCAAAATCTTTTTGAATGGCGAAAGAGTTCTATTAGCAACGTCCTACTGAGGCTTTTTTCCATTTGTTTGTTTAGACATCGAGCAGCAGACCCTTGAGTGTATAATGAGCCCACAGTTTCTGAAATTGCTGGTCTTATTATTGGGGATTTTGATGGATCGGATACTGCACGTGATATTATTGTTCAGTGGAGGAATGGAGACTTAAAACGCATTCATGAGACACATACGTTGTATTGGCCGTTGTAATATCCTTTGCTATTCCTGTATGGTGAAGATGGATACCAGGAATATATACCATACCGTTGTGTTAGAAGTAGAGaaaatataccaaaaaaataaagagtttCTCTACGAGAATTTATTTGTTTTCGAATCCAAGAATGAGAAAATGAGTTTGGGACAATACTCAAGTCTAGAAGGTTATTTCAACAATTTATTGTTGATTCGTTTAGTATGGTTGAATCACAGCATCTTATGTATATTAGATTTGACCAGAAGAATATAAGATCTCATATATTGTAAGGGGTtgaagaagctatggaacaaggAGATGTTGATGCGTGTTCCATTGGAACCAGGATTGTGTTACTGTCTTCTTTTACTGGGGGCAGAAGATATATGTTTAATAATTGTCAAGATGCTATGTCTATTTGCAAACAATATGGTTATCCTGATTTATTTATTACTATAACTTGCAACCCGAGTTGGCTGGAGTTTCAAAGATACACTGAACGCTCTCATATTGCTATATCTGATCAGCCTGATCTTGCATGTAGGTTGTTTGAGTTGAAAATTCAATCTTTGATGACTGATTTGAAGGATGGAGTCTTCTTTAGACCTGTGAATGCCGGTAAATTTTAAGTGGTTATTTCTGCTTATTTAATAATGAGTTATATATGCaaaattgaatttttcttttgtttagggATGTATAGAATTGAATTTCAAAAAAGGGGTTTGCCACATGCACATATTTTGGTTTGGCTTCAAAATGTGAGTAGGTTACAAACAACTGAAATCATGGATGAGGTTATATCAGTTGAGTTATTGGATCCAGTTAGATTTCCAAAGTTGTATAGTGTTGTTACCAAATATATTATTCATGGTCCTTGTGGTAAATTAAGACCTTCTTCTCCTTGCATGAGAAATGGTGACTGTTCTAAATTCTATCCCATGAAATTTGTTGATGCAACAGGTTTTGATAAAGATGGTTATCCAATATATAGAAGGCGAAATATGGGGATTACTTATAGAATAAATGGTGTGGATGTGGATAATCGATTTGTTGTTCCTTATAATCCTATGCTTCTTATGAAATATCGAGCTCATATCAATTTGGAGTTTTGTAACAAGTCAAATGTCATCAAGTATTTGTTTAAATACATAAACAAGGGGCCAGACTGCATCACTGCGTCAATTAGAAATGTACAAACTCAGGAAAATGGTGGTCAAGATGTTTATGAGATTAAGCAATTCTATGATTGTCGCTATCTAGCACCTTGTGAATCTGCTTGGAGACTATTTGCATTTGATATTCATCATAAGTGGCCATCTGTTCAGCAGTTGATATTCCATTTGCCTGGAAAGCAGAATCTATTATTCGCTGACCATGATAAGATTCCTGAAATTGTTGAGAAGAACAAGTATAAGGATACAATGTTTACTGCGTGGATGCGAGCTAATCTTAAGTTTCCGCATGGTAATAAGTTATTATATTCTgaattttcaaatcattttgTTTACTTGTGTGATTCTCAAGAATGGGTTCCAAGGCAGAGAGGGTTCTCAATTGGAAGGCTAACTTTTATCCATGTTGGTTTGGGTGAGATATTTTATTTGCGTTTGCTGCTTAATGTTCAAAGGGGTTGTAAAAGTTTTGAAAGTATTCGCACTGTTGATGGTGTTGTATATGATTCTTTCAAGGCTGCGTGCAATACTCTTGGTTTATTGAGTGATGATCAGGAGTTCATTAATGCTATTAAAGAAACTGCAGAAGTCTCATCTGGTTTTCAGTTGCGTCAGTTGTTTGTTACACTGTTAGCATCTAATTCAATGAACAAACCAGAGTTGATTTGGAGAGACACTTGGAGATTGTTAGCTGATGACATTTTATATTATAGAAGACAGGAGTTGCAATTGCAAGGTATTTTTTCAAAGTCTtgttctatttattattattcagtAAGTTTATTTGTAGATGGTTATATCATGATAAGTTTACCTTTTATTTGTAATTCATGTGgcttttttttctcatttacTTTGTAGAGCTCGTGATGATAGAAGAGGAACTTGAAATTCTTTGTTTGATTCAAGTTGAAAAATTATTGCAAATGAATGGCAGAAGCTTGAAAGATTATTCCCAAATGCCTTTTCCTAATCAGGATTTGGTTTCCCATTTTTCAAATTCTATGATTATGAATGAGATGAATTATGATGTAGATCAACTTCGGAAAGAACATGATGTAAATTTGGACAAATTGACAGATGAGCAAAAACTGATCTATGAGAGAATAATTGATACAGTTACCAATAAAAGACCTGGATTGTTTTTTGTGTATGGATTTGGTGGAACTGGAAAAATATTTCTGTGGAGATTGTTGTCTTTTCGTCTTTGATCAGAACGGAGAATTGTTTTAAATGTTGCTTCTAGTGGTATTGCATCTTTATTGCTCCCTAATGGGAGGACTACACACTCATTGTTTTGCATCTCCATTGAGCTGAATAAGGAATCTATTTGTAGTATTAAGAAAGATAGTCAGCGAGCGGAACTCATCCGTCGTGCTTCTCTAATAATATAGGATGCGCACCCATGACAAACAAGTTGGCGTTTGAAGCGCTTGATAGAACTTTTCGTGA
The Arachis stenosperma cultivar V10309 chromosome 7, arast.V10309.gnm1.PFL2, whole genome shotgun sequence genome window above contains:
- the LOC130940009 gene encoding uncharacterized protein LOC130940009, whose translation is MEQGDVDACSIGTRIVLLSSFTGGRRYMFNNCQDAMSICKQYGYPDLFITITCNPSWLEFQRYTERSHIAISDQPDLACRLFELKIQSLMTDLKDGVFFRPVNAGMYRIEFQKRGLPHAHILVWLQNVSRLQTTEIMDEVISVELLDPVRFPKLYSVVTKYIIHGPCGFDKDGYPIYRRRNMGITYRINGVDVDNRFVVPYNPMLLMKYRAHINLEFCNKSNVIKYLFKYINKGPDCITASIRNVQTQENGGQDVYEIKQFYDCRYLAPCESAWRLFAFDIHHKWPSVQQLIFHLPGKQNLLFADHDKIPEIVEKNKYKDTMFTAWMRANLKFPHGNKLLYSEFSNHFVYLCDSQEWVPRQRGFSIGRLTFIHVGLGEIFYLRLLLNVQRGCKSFESIRTVDGVVYDSFKAACNTLGLLSDDQEFINAIKETAEVSSGFQLRQLFVTLLASNSMNKPELIWRDTWRLLADDILYYRRQELQLQELVMIEEELEILCLIQVEKLLQMNGRSLKDYSQMPFPNQDLVSHFSNSMIMNEMNYDVDQLRKEHDVNLDKLTDEQKLIYERIIDTVTNKRPGLFFVYGFGGTGKIFLWRLLSFRL